In Drosophila simulans strain w501 chromosome 3R, Prin_Dsim_3.1, whole genome shotgun sequence, a single window of DNA contains:
- the LOC6727071 gene encoding synaptotagmin-4 has product MAEEYIPDASVMDTIVPAILGLTAAAVLSSVACICARQMRLRNKKQSQHDASFPFQPTRRPTAVRSPSGQPPHYLKKSPSPTGGKQMGLLSPMQDQSTSPIAQPNVKYSEEGDGPAQHAEQQNGNQLTVVDGNGLKHSLHNSLHHSPVETIANGSVTITLDDHSLTNGKELTVTDQYGKLGTIYFKLRYLAERNALMVSIIRCRGLPCKGGSSGTGDIPTGMNGRTQAATDPYVKLQLLPDKQHKVKTRVVRNTRNPVYDEDFTFYGLNMNDLQNMSLHFVILSFDRYSRDDVIGEVVCPLTSIEIGDISKEALSISKEIQPRSLKIRAQGRGELLISLCWQPAAGRLTVVLLKARNLPRMDVTGLADPYVKIYLLYNGQRIAKKKTHVKKRTLSPVFNESFAFDIPAAEGAGASLEGVSLELMLLDWDRVTKNEVIGRLELGGPNSSSTALNHWNEVCNSPRRQIAEWHKLNE; this is encoded by the exons ATGGCTGAAGAGTATATTCCAGATGCCAGCGTCATGGACACGA TTGTCCCCGCCATCCTGGGACTGACCGCGGCTGCTGTCCTCTCGTCAGTGGCCTGCATCTGCGCCCGGCAGATGCGCCTCCGGAACAAGAAACAGAGCCAGCACGACGCCTCGTTCCCCTTCCAGCCGACCCGGCGACCGACCGCCGTTCGATCGCCCAGCGGCCAGCCGCCGCACTACTTGAAGAAGTCGCCCTCGCCGACTGGAGGCAAGCAGATGGGTCTGCTGTCGCCGATGCAGGACCAGTCCACCTCCCCGATCGCGCAGCCGAATGTGAAGTACAGCGAGGAGGGGGATGGACCCGCCCAGCATGCGGAGCAGCAGAATGGCAACCAACTGACCGTGGTGGATGGCAATGGGTTGAAGCACTCGCTGCACAACAGCCTCCACCACTCGCCGGTGGAGACGATCGCCAACGGAAGTGTGACCATTACCCTGGATGACCATTCGCTGACCAACGGAAAGGAGCTGACCGTGACCGACCAGTACGGCAAGCTGGGTACCATCTACTTTAAGCTGCGCTACTTGGCCGAAAGGAACGCCCTTATGGTGTCCATCATCCGTTGTCGCGGACTCCCATGCAAGGGAGGATCGAGCGGAACCGGAGATATTCCCACTGGCATGAATGGACGCACTCAGGCGGCTACGGATCCGTATGtcaagctgcagctgctgccggaCAAGCAGCACAAGGTCAAGACCCGGGTGGTGCGAAATACCCGGAACCCGGTTTACGACGAGGACTTCACCTTCTACGGCCTGAACATGAACGACCTGCAGAACATGTCGCTGCACTTTGTCATCCTCAGCTTCGATCGGTACTCGCGCGACGACGTCATTGGCGAGGTGGTGTGCCCATTGACCTCCATCGAGATTGGGGACATCTCCAAAGAGGCTTTGTCCATCAGCAAAGAGATTCAGCCACGGAGCCTGAAGATTCGAGCCCAGGGTCGCGGGGAGCTGCTCATCTCCCTCTGCTGGCAACCAGCTGCCGGTCGCCTCACCGTCGTCTTGCTGAAGGCCCGAAACTTGCCGCGCATGGATGTCACCGGACTGGCCGATCCGTATGTCAAGATCTATCTCCTCTACAATGGCCAACGCATCGCCAAGAAGAAGACGCACGTGAAGAAGCGCACTCTGAGTCCCGTTTTCAACGAGAGCTTCGCATTTGATATTCCCGCCGCCGAA GGCGCTGGCGCCAGTCTTGAGGGTGTGTCTTTGGAACTGATGCTGCTCGACTGGGATCGCGTGACCAAGAATGAG GTCATCGGTCGGCTGGAGCTGGGCGGACCGAACTCGAGCAGCACCGCCTTGAACCACTGGAACGAGGTTTGCAACTCGCCACGCCGCCAGATCGCCGAGTGGCACAAGCTGAACGAGTAG
- the LOC6727073 gene encoding zinc finger protein rotund isoform X3, giving the protein MEGRLIEYRPIGGGLDYHHNSPLIGEIPPAGGDYSHAVHRSIDHLRNSLNERVALGPLSVFSNTADLRNSVLSYSQQPHQQPQPPQQQQQQQQQQHHQQQQHQYQLVPEPKPSITNLESSVASSAVSGSVASSQKHVNDAVVSSSSGSSSTAGPTPTGSTRGRKSRIYPNPNQHIIVTSNSVDNGGIRMQNATLNERNSQNSSAGAAGVGNVTTAAGSGNGISSSTSSPHHMTQLDVKDTKIFSSKADLQLHTQIHMREAKPYKCTQCSKAFANSSYLSQHTRIHLGIKPYRCEICQRKFTQLSHLQQHIRTHTGDKPYKCRHPGCQKAFSQLSNLQSHSRCHQTDKPFKCNSCYKCFSDEPSLLEHIPKHKESKHLKTHICQYCGKSYTQETYLTKHMQKHAERTDKRPPIVPGSAAAIAAAAAAAAGGSANPANGPPPPPNPAQHQRNNLGLPPVSIAPSENGYWPKVSPDSAAAANAMEVMHQQQQQQQQQQQQQQQQQQQQQAHHHHPQHGVPPQQHVPPQQQQQQQQQQHHHPQQQPPPQHSMEAHYAQPTAPNGSQSNGHGAELQPHHRMPDPVREDIASTPSAVGPYDAASITKTTSNSAFTPINSMPPHLNSLSHHPMAQRPYLYDAISFPNKNVNQNNANAFPNQLISLHQIRNYAHQPAGLMAGEHLLGVSVGPGKDKG; this is encoded by the exons ATGGAAGGCCGTCTCATCGAGTATCGGCCGATAGGCGGCGGCCTGGACTACCATCACAACTCGCCGCTGATCGGGGAGATTCCGCCCGCTGGCGGGGATTACTCCCATGCCGTGCATCGCTCCATCGATCACCTGCGGAACAGCCTCAACGAGCGCGTGGCCCTGGGTCCACTTAGTGTGTTCTCCAACACGGCCGACTTGAGGAACTCCGTCCTTAGCTACAGCCAGCAGCCCCAccagcagccacagccaccgcagcagcagcaacaacagcagcagcagcagcatcaccagcagcagcaacaccagtaCCAGCTGGTGCCGGAGCCCAAGCCGAGTATCACCAATCTGGAGAGCAGTGTGGCCTCGTCGGCGGTCAGTGGATCGGTGGCCAGTAGCCAAAAGCACGTGAACGACGCAgtggtcagcagcagcagtgggagcagcagcaccgcTGGACCCACCCCCACCGGATCCACCAGGGGTCGCAAGTCCCGGATCTACCCCAATCCCAACCAGCACATCATAGTGACCAGCAACAGCGTGGACAATGGCGGCATCCGGATGCAGAATGCGACGCTGAACGAAAGAAATTCTCAAAATTCCTCTGCGGGGGCTGCTGGCGTGGGCAACGTGACCACGGCAGCAGGATCCGGCAACGGTATATCATCCTCCACCAGCTCGCCGCACCACATGACCCAGTTGGACGTGAAGGACACCAAG ATTTTTAGCTCGAAGGCAGATCTCCAGCTGCACACGCAGATCCACATGCGGGAGGCGAAGCCGTACAAGTGCACCCAGTGCTCGAAGGCCTTCGCGAACTCGTCGTATCTGTCGCAGCACACCCGGATCCACCTGGGCATCAAGCCGTACCGCTGTGAGATCTGCCAGCGAAAGTTCACGCAGCTCtcgcatctgcagcagcacatCCGGACGCACACGGGCGACAAGCCGTACAAGTGCAGGCATCCCGGCTGCCAGAAGGCCTTCTCGCAGCTCTCCAACCTGCAGTCGCACTCGCGTTGCCACCAGACGGACAAGCCGTTCAAGTGCAACTCCTGCTACAAGTGCTTCTCCGACGAGccctcgctgctggagcaCATCCCCAAGCACAAGGAGTCGAAGCACCTGAAGACGCACATCTGCCAGTACTGCGGCAAGTCCTACACCCAGGAGACCTACCTGACCAAGCACATGCAGAAGCACGCGGAGCGGACGGACAAGCGGCCACCAATCGTGCCGGGCAGCGCGGCGGCCATTGCAGCGGCGGCCGCGGCAGCTGCTGGCGGTTCCGCCAACCCGGCAAATGGACCGCCTCCGCCCCCCAATCCCGCCCAGCATCAGCGCAACAACCTGGGCCTGCCCCCCGTCTCGATTGCCCCCAGCGAGAACGGCTACTGGCCAAAGGTAAGTCCGGACTCGGCCGCTGCAGCCAACGCCATGGAGGTAatgcaccagcagcagcagcagcaacaacagcagcagcagcaacagcaacagcagcagcagcagcagcaggcgcaccaccaccatccgCAACACGGAGTCCCGCCGCAGCAACATGTCCcgccccagcagcagcagcaacaacagcagcagcaacaccaccatccgcagcagcaaccTCCTCCGCAGCACAGCATGGAAGCCCACTACGCTCAGCCGACGGCTCCCAACGGATCCCAAAGCAACGGACACGGCGCCGAGTTGCAGCCCCATCATCGCATGCCCGATCCGGTGCGGGAGGATATTG CCTCGACACCCAGTGCCGTGGGTCCCTATGATGCCGCATCCATAACGAAAACCACCAGCAACTCGGCGTTCACGCCGATAAACTCGATGCCCCCGCACCTGAACTCGCTGAGCCACCACCCGATGGCCCAGCGGCCCTATCTCTACGATGCCATCAGCTTCCCAAACAAAAACGTGAACCAGAACAACGCGAACGCGTTCCCCAACCAGCTGATCTCGCTGCACCAGATCCGCAACTACGCCCACCAGCCGGCGGGACTGATGGCGGGGGAGCACCTGCTGGGCGTGAGCGTGGGTCCTGGGAAGGACAAGGGATAG